A window from Electrophorus electricus isolate fEleEle1 chromosome 7, fEleEle1.pri, whole genome shotgun sequence encodes these proteins:
- the smo gene encoding smoothened homolog, translating to MSSRRLHSIVGGLGLLGVWAATLLGTQAFVLQKNETTFNDFCKKTSTCEMLKSNTCLGSPLPYTHTSLVLAEDSETQEEAFEKLAMWSGLRNAPRCWAVIQPLLCAVYMPKCENGKVELPSQLLCQSTRKPCSIVEQERGWPSFLKCEHKDKFPVGCQNEVQKIRFNISGQCEAPLVKTDIQASWYKDVEGCGIQCDNPLFTEEEHSDMHAYIAIFGSLTLLCTFFTLATFLADWKNSNRYPAVILFYVNACFFVGSIGWLAQFMDGAREEIVCKSDKTMRLGEPSSTETLSCVIIFIIVYYSLMSGVIWFVMLTYAWHASFKALGTTQQPLSGKTSYFHLVTWSVPFVLTVAILAIAEVDGDSVSGICFVGYKNYRYRAGFVLAPIGVVLVIGGNFLIRGVMTLFSIKSNHPGLLSEKAASKINETMLRLGIFGFLAFGFVFITFGCHFYDFFNQAEWERSFREYVLCEANVTIAHQTNKPIPECAIKNRPSLLVEKINLFSMFGTGIAMSTWVWTKATILIWRRTWCRIIGRSDDEPKRIKKSKMIAKAFAKRKELQKDPEKELSFSMHSVSHEGPVAGINFELNEPSAEMSSAWAQHVTKMVARRGAILPQDISVSLTGTPVPPPEERNKLWMVEAEISPEMMKRKKKKKKRKKEARSAAAAEDGMNPAPRRREFGPSAVPRLPKLPGQRRLVANLWAQQQQEENILPGSFPEFRPSCPIPYQERYGMLGSLSSGQRCREPGFNLASPLTLSDSHREDRGQFLAPSWTANGAFRHSVKEMLSPPGGARTTLSPRSDGRRAMIVPIHSRTNLIEAELMEADSDF from the exons ATGTCCTCCAGGCGCCTCCACTCCATTGTTGGAGGTCTTGGGCTACTTGGCGTCTGGGCTGCCACCTTGCTGGGAACCCAGGCGTTTGTGCTGCAGAAAAACGAAACCACATTCAACGATTTTTGTAAGAAAACCTCGACCTGTGAAATGCTTAAGTCCAATACGTGCCTCGGTTCGCCTTTGCCGTACACGCACACGTCTCTGGTCCTAGCAGAGGACTCCGAAACCCAAGAAGAAGCTTTCGAGAAGTTGGCCATGTGGTCTG GTTTGAGGAACGCTCCTCGCTGCTGGGCCGTCATTCAACCTCTACTCTGCGCTGTTTACATGCCCAAGTGTGAGAACGGTAAAGTGGAGCTCCCCAGCCAGTTACTGTGTCAGTCCACTCGTAAGCCCTGCAGCATAGTGGAGCAGGAGCGGGGCTGGCCCAGCTTCCTCAAGTGTGAGCACAAGGACAAGTTCCCTGTCGGTTGCCAG AATGAGGTGCAGAAGATCAGATTCAACATCTCCGGCCAATGTGAGGCTCCCCTGGTCAAAACAGACATCCAGGCCAGCTGGTACAAGGATGTAGAGGGCTGTGGTATTCAGTGTGACAACCCCCTCTTCACCGAGGAGGAGCACTCGGACATGCATGCTTACATCGCTATCTTTGgatctctcactcttctctgcacttTCTTTACGCTG gctACGTTCCTTGCGGATTGGAAGAATTCCAACCGTTATCCCGCTGTCATCCTCTTCTACGTCAACGCCTGCTTCTTTGTAGGGAGCATCGGATGGCTCGCTCAGTTCATGGACGGGGCCCGCGAGGAGATTGTGTGCAAAAGTGATAAAACCATGCGGCTCGGGGAACCCTC GTCCACGGAGACGCTTTCCTGCGTTATCATCTTTATCATCGTGTACTACTCCCTGATGTCAGGTGTCATCTGGTTCGTTATGCTCACCTATGCTTGGCACGCGTCTTTCAAAGCCCTGGGCACCACGCAACAACCTCTGTCTGGAAAAACCTCCTACTTCCACCTGGTCACGTGGTCTGTTCCCTTTGTCCTCACCGTGGCTATCCTGGCCATCGCCGAG GTGGACGGAGACTCTGTCAGTGGGATCTGCTTTGTCGGGTACAAGAACTACAGATATCGTGCAGGCTTCGTGCTGGCTCCTATCGGCGTGGTCCTCGTTATCGGTGGCAATTTTCTCATTAGAG GTGTCATGACGTTGTTCTCCATCAAGAGTAACCATCCCGGACTGCTGAGCGAAAAGGCAGCGAGCAAGATCAACGAGACCATGCTGAGACTTG GCATATTTGGCTTCCTGGCCTTTGGGTTTGTTTTCATCACTTTTGGGTGCCATTTCTATGACTTCTTCAACCAAGCAGAATGGGAAAGGAGCTTCAGGGAATACGTGCT GTGTGAAGCTAACGTGACTATAGCTCATCAGACCAACAAGCCGATCCCGGAATGTGCCATCAAGAACCGGCCCAGTCTTCTGGTGGAGAAGATCAACCTTTTCTCCATGTTTGGCACTGGCATCGCCATGAGTACTTGGGTGTGGACCAAAGCCACTATCCTCATCTGGAGACGCACCTGGTGCAG GATCATTGGACGCAGTGATGACGAACCGAAGCGTATCAAAAAGAGCAAGATGATAGCAAAAGCATTTGCAAAGCGGAAAGAACTCCAGAAGGACCCTGAGAAAGAGTTGTCATTCAGCATGCACTCAGTCTCCCATGAGGGACCTGTGG CAGGTATTAACTTTGAGCTGAACGAGCCGTCCGCGGAAATGTCCTCCGCATGGGCCCAGCACGTCACCAAGATGGTAGCCAGAAGAGGTGCCATCTTACCTCAGGATATCTCGGTCTCTCTGACCGGGACACCTG TTCCCCCGCcggaagagagaaacaaactgTGGATGGTCGAAGCCGAGATCTCGCCTGAgatgatgaagagaaagaagaaaaagaagaagagaaagaaggaggcaCGGTCGGCAGCTGCCGCAGAAGACGGCATGAATCCCGCCCCCCGCCGCAGGGAGTTCGGTCCCAGCGCCGTGCCCCGCCTCCCCAAGTTACCAGGGCAACGCAGGCTCGTGGCTAACCTGTGGGCACAGCAGCAACAGGAGGAGAACATCCTCCCGGGGTCCTTCCCAGAATTCCGACCTTCCTGTCCCATTCCATACCAGGAGAGATATGGAATGCTGGGATCACTCTCTTCCGGCCAGCGGTGCAGGGAGCCCGGCTTCAACCTTGCCAGCCCTCTGACGCTAAGCGATAGCCATCGCGAGGACCGAGGCCAGTTCTTGGCGCCTTCCTGGACGGCTAATGGAGCATTTCGTCATTCTGTGAAGGAGATGCTCTCGCCACCAGGGGGTGCCAGGACAACCCTGTCACCTCGTTCGGACGGCAGGAGGGCCATGATTGTACCAATCCACTCCAGGACCAACCTCATAGAGGCGGAGCTGATGGAAGCTGACTCCGATTTTTGA
- the cax1 gene encoding cation/H+ exchanger protein 1 — protein sequence MAQFDTADLKLEHLWEHDPRGHRRSSQCDRLCVSGTHPETADTPSPCTSHHFGHYTPKCLPIHRHLPCSEDVWQEVSCRTSIHAENEVEAHKLANNYMFGFRKWKSHVTERPIEDRSDVVKELYSQQNFIKPHAGSVVTFGNVVYSILFGWWISLAYVLVCLLMFCTIIGIPYGKLCWRLSGYLLWPFGKALQKTSMPARRCCIKFPHCEAIPEETDDVKGSPEVKESAPLLHPPPSVITDVPPSAPPPQKSQYWCRAGTYVWLLLGYLPLAAVHALVCFLSWMLVFSIPVAKTNARMLHTVLLLPPEEIRLQTVQKAQSCEARVLLCCYRAFNRYYYKYEVDGINVFAVNLLSLVIVTLVIGYVDHNNSFVSSEVKFATTVTSIIPLSYYIGMGIASISAQSNFAVGAVVNATFGSITELTFYLTALLQGQRSGTKCLAEIVKAALTGTLLGCILFVPGLCMIIGGCKHSEQRFNSRSAGVSSALLFISVGGVFAPTLFSKAYGNLVCENCSNLSGDKGSPFTCTACYYDLTENNLSLFQSHIEPLVYTVSVLLPAAYLVGLVFTLKTHSHIYDFHISNGHGHGASTVMSHHNPVVHWSRWRALAVLIVATLLTAVCADLATEHITPIISSRAVSQYFIGVTVLAMVPEIPEIVNGIQFALQNNISLSLEVGNCLAVQVCMLQIPLLILFNAVYDVGFVLIFSDLHLWASIFSVILVNYIFMDGKCDYFQGTALVVVYLILLALYFFAPSPRGC from the exons ATGGCCCAGTTTGATACAGCGGACTTAAAACTGG AACATCTATGGGAACATGACCCCAGAGGCCATCGCCGTAGCTCCCAGTgtgacaggctgtgtgtgtccgGCACTCACCCCGAGACGGCTGATACTCCATCACCCTGCACGTCGCATCATTTTGGCCACTACACGCCAAAATGCCTTCCTATACACA GGCACCTGCCGTGCTCCGAGGATGTGTGGCAGGAGGTGAGCTGTAGGACCTCCATCCATGCGGAGAATGAGGTGGAGGCTCACAAACTTGCCAACAACTACATG TTTGGCTTCAGAAAATGGAAGAGCCACGTCACGGAGCGTCCCATCGAGGACCGATCAGATGTGGTGAAGGAGTTATACTCGCAGCAGAACTTCATCAAACCGCATGCAG gcTCAGTAGTCACCTTTGGAAATGTAGTCTATTCCATTCTCTTTGGATGGTGGATTTCTTTAGCTTATGTTCTGGTTTGTTTACTGATGTTTTGCACCATCATTGGAATTCCATACG GGAAGCTCTGCTGGAGACTGTCAGGATATTTGTTGTGGCCCTTTGGGAAGGCGTTACAAAAG ACTAGCATGCCGGCACGCAGGTGCTGTATTAAATTCCCCCACTGTGAAGCTATTCCGGAGGAAACGGATGACGTGAAGGGGTCGCCGGAGGTGAAGGAGTCTGCTCCTCTGCTGcacccccctccctctgtcATTACAGATGTCCCACCCAGTGCTCCACCTCCTCAGAAGAGTCAATACTGG TGTCGTGCCGGCACGTACGTCTGGCTCCTCCTCGGCTACCTCCCTCTGGCTGCCGTGCACGCCCTCGTCTGTTTCCTCTCCTGGATGCTGGTGTTCAGCATCCCCGTTGCGAAGACGAACGCCAGGATGCTCCACACCGTCCTCCTCCTGCCCCCGGAGGAGATCCGCCTTCAGACGGTGCAGAAA GCTCAAAGCTGTGAAGCCAGGGTCCTCCTGTGCTGTTATCGCGCCTTTAACAGGTACTACTACAAATACGAGGTTGACGGCATCAACGTCTTCGCTGTCA ACCTGCTGTCCCTGGTCATCGTCACCCTGGTGATTGGCTACGTGGACCACAACAATTCTTTTGTCAGTTCTGAGGTGAAGTTTGCCACCACTGTGACCTCCATCATCCCCCTGTCTTACTACATCGGCATGGGCATCGCCAG CATCTCTGCTCAGAGCAACTTTGCGGTGGGAGCGGTAGTGAACGCCACCTTCGGCTCCATCACAGAGCTGACCTTCTACCTCACTGCCCTGCTGCAGGGCCAGCGGTCTGGGACCAAGTGCCTGGCCGAGATCGTTAAAGCGGCTCTCACGGGGACGCTGCTGGGCTGCATCCTCTTTGTTCCG GGTCTCTGTATGATCATCGGTGGCTGTAAGCACAGCGAACAACGATTCAACAGCCGGTCTGCTGGGGTTAGCTCCGCCCTGCTCTTCATCTCAGTAGGAG GTGTGTTCGCCCCCACCCTCTTCTCTAAAGCCTACGGGAACCTGGTGTGTGAGAACTGCAGTAATCTGTCCGGAGACAAAGGCAGCCCATTCACCTGCACAGCGTGCTACTACGATCTG ACTGAAAATAACCTCTCCTTGTTCCAGAGTCACATTGA GCCTCTGGTGTACACGGTTTCTGTGCTCCTCCCTGCTGCGTATCTGGTCGGCCTGGTCTTTACGCTGAAGACGCACTCGCATATCTACGACTTCCACATCAGCAACGGCCATGGCCATGGTGCGT CTACTG TGATGAGTCACCATAACCCAGTGGTGCACTGGAGTAGGTGGAGAGCTCTGGCGGTTTTGATCGTGGCCACGCTCCTAACGGCAGTGTGTGCGGACCTCGCAACAGAGCACATCACGCCCATCATCTCCAGCCGTGCCGTATCGCAG TATTTCATTGGCGTTACTGTATTGGCCATGGTTCCCGAGATTCCAGAAATTGTTAACGGGATTCAGTTTGCCCTTCAGAACAACATCAGTTTAAG CCTTGAAGTTGGAAACTGTCTTGCCGTGCAAGTGTGTATGCTTCAGATTCCACTCTTGATCTTATTCAATGCTGTTTAT GACGTTGGCTTTGTTCTGATCTTCAGTGACCTGCACCTGTGGGCCAGCATCTTCAGTGTCATTCTGGTCAATTACATCTTCATGGATGGGAAGTGTGATTACTTCCAGG GAACGGCTCTGGTGGTTGTCTACCTCATTCTACTGGCCCTCTACTTCTTCGCCCCGTCCCCCCGCGGCTGCTGA
- the klhdc10 gene encoding kelch domain-containing protein 10 isoform X1 — MSAAEGAHSLDQLSRFEKLSGSPPLRVAGSKKKVRWLQARRVLTQPCPSLRIPNRFLREGHRLPPARSGHRCVADNTNLYVFGGYNPDYDESGGSENEDYPLFRELWRYHFATGTWQQIRTEGYMPTELASMSAVLHGNNLLVFGGTGIPFGENNGNDVHVCNVKYKRWSLLNCRGKKPNRIYGQAMAIINGFLYVFGGTTGYIYSTDLHRLDLTTREWIHLKPNNPPDDLPEERYRHEIAHDGHRIYILGGGTSWTSYPLDKIHAYNLETNSWEEIITRPHERIGYPAPRRCHSCVQIKNDVFICGGYNGEVILADLWKINLQTYQWIRLPAVMPEPAYFHCAAVTPAGCMYIHGGVVNIHENKRTGSLFKIWLVVPSLLELCWERLLKAFPHLAHLSAMQLLNLGLTQELVERLK; from the exons ATGTCGGCCGCCGAGGGCGCTCACAGCCTGGACCAGCTGAGCAGATTTGAGAAGCTGTCAGGGAGTCCTCCGCTCAGAGTAGCAG GCTCTAAGAAGAAGGTTCGCTGGCTGCAGGCTCGACGAGTCCTAACCCAGCCTTGCCCCAGTCTACGGATTCCAAACAGGTTTTTAAGAGAAG GTCACCGATTACCCCCAGCCCGCAGCGGACACCGCTGCGTCGCCGACAACACTAATCTGTACGTGTTTGGAGGCTACAACCCGGACTACGATGAGTCGGGAGGCTCCGAGAACGAGGACTACCCACTCTTCAGAGAGTTGTGGAGGTACCACTTTGCCACAGGGACGTGGCAGCAGATCCGCACTGAAGGCTACATGCCCACCGAGCTGGCCTCCATGTCAG CTGTTTTGCATGGTAACAACCTGCTCGTGTTTGGTGGCACTGGAATCCCATTCGGGGAAAACAACGGCAACGATGTTCATGTCTGCAATGTTAAGTACAAGAGATGGTCATTACTCAACTGCAGGGGGAAGAAACCCAATCGAATATATGGACAG GCAATGGCCATCATAAACGGCTTCCTCTATGTGTTCGGGGGGACAACAGGCTACATCTATAGTACAGATCTCCACAGGCTGGACCTCACCACGCGTGAGTGGATACACCTAAAGCCCAACAACCCCCCGGATGACCTTCCAGAGGAACG ATACAGACATGAAATAGCCCACGATGGACATAGGATCTACATCCTGGGAGGGGGAACGTCTTGGACATCCTACCCTTTAGACAAG ATTCATGCGTATAATCTTGAAACGAATTCATGGGAAGAGATCATAACACGGCCTCATGAGCGAATAG GCTACCCAGCTCCCAGGAGATGCCATAGCTGTGTGCAGATTAAAAATG ATGTTTTTATATGCGGAGGCTACAATGGCGAGGTGATCCTGGCGGACCTGTGGAAGATCAACCTTCAGACGTACCAGTGGATCAGGCTTCCTGCAGTCATGCCTGAGCCAGCATACTTCCACTGTGCTGCTGTCACCCCG GCTGGATGCATGTATATCCATGGTGGTGTGGTGAACATCCATGAGAACAAGAGGACTGGCTCTCTGTTTAAGATCTGGCTGGTGGTGCCCAGCCTACTGGAGCTGTGCTGGGAGAGACTCCTGAAAGCCTTCCCCCACCTGGCTCACCTGTCCGCCATGCAGTTGCTCAACCTGGGCCTCACACAGGAACTCGTCGAACGCTTAAAATAA
- the klhdc10 gene encoding kelch domain-containing protein 10 isoform X2, whose product MSAAEGAHSLDQLSRFEKLSGSPPLRVAGHRLPPARSGHRCVADNTNLYVFGGYNPDYDESGGSENEDYPLFRELWRYHFATGTWQQIRTEGYMPTELASMSAVLHGNNLLVFGGTGIPFGENNGNDVHVCNVKYKRWSLLNCRGKKPNRIYGQAMAIINGFLYVFGGTTGYIYSTDLHRLDLTTREWIHLKPNNPPDDLPEERYRHEIAHDGHRIYILGGGTSWTSYPLDKIHAYNLETNSWEEIITRPHERIGYPAPRRCHSCVQIKNDVFICGGYNGEVILADLWKINLQTYQWIRLPAVMPEPAYFHCAAVTPAGCMYIHGGVVNIHENKRTGSLFKIWLVVPSLLELCWERLLKAFPHLAHLSAMQLLNLGLTQELVERLK is encoded by the exons ATGTCGGCCGCCGAGGGCGCTCACAGCCTGGACCAGCTGAGCAGATTTGAGAAGCTGTCAGGGAGTCCTCCGCTCAGAGTAGCAG GTCACCGATTACCCCCAGCCCGCAGCGGACACCGCTGCGTCGCCGACAACACTAATCTGTACGTGTTTGGAGGCTACAACCCGGACTACGATGAGTCGGGAGGCTCCGAGAACGAGGACTACCCACTCTTCAGAGAGTTGTGGAGGTACCACTTTGCCACAGGGACGTGGCAGCAGATCCGCACTGAAGGCTACATGCCCACCGAGCTGGCCTCCATGTCAG CTGTTTTGCATGGTAACAACCTGCTCGTGTTTGGTGGCACTGGAATCCCATTCGGGGAAAACAACGGCAACGATGTTCATGTCTGCAATGTTAAGTACAAGAGATGGTCATTACTCAACTGCAGGGGGAAGAAACCCAATCGAATATATGGACAG GCAATGGCCATCATAAACGGCTTCCTCTATGTGTTCGGGGGGACAACAGGCTACATCTATAGTACAGATCTCCACAGGCTGGACCTCACCACGCGTGAGTGGATACACCTAAAGCCCAACAACCCCCCGGATGACCTTCCAGAGGAACG ATACAGACATGAAATAGCCCACGATGGACATAGGATCTACATCCTGGGAGGGGGAACGTCTTGGACATCCTACCCTTTAGACAAG ATTCATGCGTATAATCTTGAAACGAATTCATGGGAAGAGATCATAACACGGCCTCATGAGCGAATAG GCTACCCAGCTCCCAGGAGATGCCATAGCTGTGTGCAGATTAAAAATG ATGTTTTTATATGCGGAGGCTACAATGGCGAGGTGATCCTGGCGGACCTGTGGAAGATCAACCTTCAGACGTACCAGTGGATCAGGCTTCCTGCAGTCATGCCTGAGCCAGCATACTTCCACTGTGCTGCTGTCACCCCG GCTGGATGCATGTATATCCATGGTGGTGTGGTGAACATCCATGAGAACAAGAGGACTGGCTCTCTGTTTAAGATCTGGCTGGTGGTGCCCAGCCTACTGGAGCTGTGCTGGGAGAGACTCCTGAAAGCCTTCCCCCACCTGGCTCACCTGTCCGCCATGCAGTTGCTCAACCTGGGCCTCACACAGGAACTCGTCGAACGCTTAAAATAA